The following are from one region of the Candidatus Binatia bacterium genome:
- a CDS encoding VWA domain-containing protein yields MSIEHPARLALGIAAVAIFALVYFYLQRRATAADLAYSDVTFFLAAARPRTWIPRALAILWVAALGCVALGASGPHLTLLLPARDGSVFICIDTSGSMASTDVFPTRAQAAKAAARAFIDESDAGTKIGIISFAGAAGVVAPLGADHQQVASALDDVPLPNGATAIGDALKLAAQMLPRTGHRVVVLITDGVNNSGTDPMEISQWLGAHHIPVYTIGIGTPAGGLIPGTNQEATIDEEALRAYAQASGGAYSRAENATQLHDALARLGRITSLQRTPVDASLGFAIAGAIGMLAAFLTGFGLGRYP; encoded by the coding sequence ATGAGCATCGAGCACCCGGCCCGGCTCGCGCTCGGCATCGCCGCCGTCGCGATCTTTGCGCTCGTCTACTTCTATTTGCAGCGCCGCGCCACGGCTGCGGACCTGGCATACTCCGACGTCACGTTCTTTCTCGCCGCGGCGAGGCCGCGAACCTGGATTCCCCGCGCGCTCGCAATCCTTTGGGTAGCGGCACTGGGATGCGTCGCGCTCGGCGCTTCGGGGCCGCACCTGACGCTGCTCTTGCCCGCCCGTGACGGCTCGGTTTTTATCTGCATCGATACGTCGGGCTCCATGGCATCGACCGACGTCTTCCCGACGCGCGCGCAAGCGGCGAAGGCCGCGGCCCGCGCATTCATAGACGAATCCGACGCCGGCACGAAGATCGGCATCATCTCGTTCGCCGGCGCCGCGGGCGTCGTCGCACCGCTCGGCGCGGACCACCAGCAGGTCGCTTCCGCGCTCGACGACGTGCCGCTGCCGAACGGCGCGACGGCGATCGGCGACGCACTCAAACTCGCGGCGCAGATGCTCCCACGAACGGGCCACCGGGTCGTCGTTCTCATCACCGACGGCGTCAATAATTCCGGAACGGACCCGATGGAGATATCGCAGTGGCTCGGAGCGCACCATATTCCCGTCTACACGATCGGCATCGGCACGCCGGCCGGCGGCCTCATCCCCGGCACGAATCAGGAAGCGACGATCGACGAGGAGGCGCTGCGCGCGTACGCGCAGGCGAGCGGAGGCGCATACTCTCGCGCTGAGAACGCGACGCAACTGCACGACGCGCTCGCGCGTCTCGGGCGAATCACGTCGCTGCAGCGAACGCCCGTCGACGCGTCGCTCGGCTTTGCGATCGCCGGCGCGATCGGGATGCTCGCCGCGTTTCTCACCGGCTTCGGCTTGGGACGCTACCCGTGA
- a CDS encoding MoxR family ATPase — protein sequence MTSARTPGDLRAALAQTIVGQSGVIEALLLALLSNGHVLLEGPPGLAKTLACRSLAAALEGEFKRIQFTPDLLPSDIVGTRVFDQRESAFATVLGPIFANVVLADEINRAPAKVQSALLEAMQERQATIGPQSHPLPDPFVVMATMNPLDSEGTYALPIAQMDRFLMKVNVGYPPREDELRILDRFAVADTQPVRSVATLDDVRRWREQSHAVHIDEKLKRYIVELVATTRDAQSVTVTAPSGATLRVGDLIEYGASPRATLALAFLSRARALLDGRDFALPDDVRAVAPHALRHRIGFSYRLAAEGLKADAAIDAMIAAVPAP from the coding sequence ATGACGAGCGCGCGCACTCCCGGCGACCTGCGAGCCGCCCTGGCGCAGACGATCGTCGGCCAGTCGGGCGTTATCGAGGCGCTGCTCCTCGCGCTGCTCTCGAACGGGCACGTGCTGCTCGAGGGACCGCCCGGCTTGGCGAAGACGCTCGCGTGCAGATCGCTCGCGGCCGCGCTCGAGGGCGAATTCAAACGAATCCAGTTCACGCCCGATCTCTTGCCGAGCGACATCGTCGGCACGCGCGTCTTCGACCAGCGGGAGAGCGCCTTTGCCACCGTCCTCGGCCCGATCTTCGCGAACGTCGTTCTCGCGGACGAGATCAACCGCGCTCCGGCGAAGGTGCAATCGGCGCTGCTCGAGGCGATGCAAGAGCGGCAGGCGACGATCGGCCCGCAATCGCATCCGCTACCGGATCCGTTCGTCGTGATGGCGACGATGAACCCGCTCGACTCCGAAGGCACGTATGCGTTGCCGATCGCGCAGATGGATCGCTTCCTGATGAAAGTCAACGTTGGATATCCGCCGCGCGAGGACGAGCTGCGCATTCTCGATCGTTTCGCGGTAGCCGATACGCAGCCGGTGCGCTCCGTTGCTACGCTCGACGACGTGCGCCGGTGGCGCGAGCAATCCCATGCGGTCCACATCGATGAGAAGCTGAAGCGCTACATTGTCGAACTCGTCGCCACGACGCGCGACGCGCAGAGCGTCACCGTGACCGCGCCCTCCGGTGCGACGCTACGGGTCGGCGACCTCATCGAGTACGGGGCCAGCCCGCGGGCGACGCTCGCGCTCGCATTTCTCTCGCGGGCCCGCGCGCTTCTCGACGGACGCGACTTCGCCTTGCCCGACGACGTTCGCGCGGTAGCGCCGCACGCGCTGCGCCACCGGATCGGTTTCAGCTATCGCCTCGCCGCGGAAGGGTTGAAGGCCGACGCGGCGATCGACGCAATGATCGCCGCAGTGCCCGCGCCGTGA
- a CDS encoding penicillin-binding transpeptidase domain-containing protein, translating into MTNRAIRNLSTAFVLLFAVLAARQIYVQVVAAPKIAARQANPRHALLDRGRGRILATDGTVLAQTIGGKRVYPLGAELAQPVGYVSVRYGTSGIEHAFDSALTSPDLSGDPMAQLRALGATLRGTTVPAQGADVVTTIVPAIEAQLYASLSRYPRAAGVVLDPRSGAVLALASVPSYDPNAFDAEFPSLSSDPSAPLLDRALDGLYPPGSTFKIFTAAAALESATVTMQSRFDDPGYLAIGNFTLHDNESEATGNADLTTAFALSSNVDFAQIALKMGVDTFYEYLDRWAIGDSLDFQLPAARAGVPPKSDIVPGELAQMAFGQGALLTTPLQMALIGATIANGGDEPRPYLVRQIVSAGVPASSSGPGTLASPVSADTAAKVTQMMVAVVQRGTGTPARLPHVTVAGKTGTATNPLGRSHSWFVCFAPAQSPRVAVAIVVENVGYGATYAAPIARDVLRAALESAGS; encoded by the coding sequence ATGACCAATCGCGCGATACGGAACCTCTCGACGGCCTTCGTCCTGCTCTTCGCCGTCCTCGCCGCTCGCCAAATCTACGTCCAGGTCGTGGCAGCGCCGAAGATTGCGGCGCGGCAGGCGAACCCTCGGCACGCGCTGCTCGATCGCGGGCGCGGCCGCATTCTCGCGACCGACGGCACCGTGCTGGCACAGACGATCGGCGGGAAGCGAGTCTATCCGCTCGGAGCGGAGCTCGCGCAGCCGGTCGGCTACGTCTCGGTGCGCTACGGCACGAGCGGCATCGAGCACGCCTTCGACAGCGCGCTGACGTCGCCGGATCTCAGCGGCGATCCGATGGCGCAGCTGCGTGCCTTGGGAGCGACGCTGCGCGGCACGACCGTTCCGGCGCAGGGGGCCGATGTCGTGACGACGATCGTGCCGGCGATCGAAGCGCAGCTCTACGCGTCGCTCTCGCGCTACCCGCGAGCCGCCGGCGTCGTGCTCGACCCGCGAAGTGGAGCGGTGCTCGCCTTAGCGAGCGTGCCAAGCTACGATCCGAATGCGTTCGACGCCGAATTCCCGTCGCTGAGCAGCGACCCGTCGGCGCCGTTGCTCGATCGGGCGCTCGACGGGCTCTATCCGCCCGGCTCGACCTTCAAGATCTTCACCGCCGCGGCCGCGCTCGAGAGCGCGACGGTCACGATGCAATCGCGGTTCGACGACCCCGGCTATCTCGCAATCGGGAACTTCACGCTGCACGACAACGAGAGCGAGGCGACCGGTAACGCGGACCTGACGACCGCCTTCGCGCTCTCGAGCAACGTGGACTTCGCGCAGATCGCGCTCAAGATGGGCGTCGACACCTTCTACGAATATCTCGACCGCTGGGCGATCGGCGACTCGCTCGACTTTCAACTCCCCGCGGCTCGCGCCGGCGTTCCGCCAAAATCCGACATCGTGCCGGGCGAGCTCGCCCAGATGGCGTTCGGGCAAGGCGCCCTGCTCACGACGCCGCTGCAGATGGCGCTGATCGGCGCGACGATCGCAAACGGCGGCGACGAGCCCAGGCCGTACCTCGTTCGCCAGATCGTCAGTGCGGGCGTCCCCGCCAGCTCGTCGGGGCCCGGGACGCTCGCGAGCCCGGTATCGGCCGACACGGCCGCGAAGGTTACACAGATGATGGTCGCCGTAGTGCAGCGCGGTACGGGTACGCCGGCGCGGCTGCCGCACGTTACGGTCGCCGGGAAGACCGGCACTGCGACCAATCCGCTGGGCCGCTCGCACTCGTGGTTCGTCTGCTTCGCTCCGGCGCAGAGTCCCCGCGTCGCCGTCGCGATCGTCGTCGAAAACGTCGGGTACGGAGCGACCTACGCGGCGCCGATCGCGCGCGACGTGCTGCGCGCCGCCCTCGAAAGCGCCGGCAGTTGA
- the pdxH gene encoding pyridoxamine 5'-phosphate oxidase translates to MNDPIAMLARWIEDAGGAESLDAIAMCLATADAAAHPSARMVLLRGLDARGIAFYTSRLSRKGRELAENPHAAAVLYWPALARQVRIEGDVTPLTDAESDAYFDARPRGHRIAAWASEQSEPLESYALLEERFAHFDARFEGEEVPRPHSWGGYLLAPSQVEFWQGRPNRMHDRVAYARSGNEWREIRLQP, encoded by the coding sequence GTGAACGATCCGATCGCGATGCTCGCGCGTTGGATCGAGGACGCGGGCGGCGCAGAGTCTCTCGACGCGATCGCGATGTGCTTGGCAACCGCAGACGCAGCGGCGCATCCATCGGCGCGCATGGTGCTTCTGCGCGGGCTCGACGCGCGCGGCATTGCCTTCTACACGTCGCGGCTCAGCCGCAAAGGACGCGAGCTCGCCGAGAATCCGCATGCCGCGGCGGTCCTCTACTGGCCGGCGCTCGCGCGCCAGGTCCGCATCGAGGGCGACGTGACGCCGCTGACCGATGCCGAATCCGACGCGTATTTCGACGCGCGCCCGCGCGGGCATCGCATCGCGGCGTGGGCCTCCGAGCAGAGCGAACCGCTCGAGTCGTATGCGCTTCTGGAAGAGCGCTTCGCGCACTTCGACGCGCGTTTCGAAGGAGAAGAGGTGCCCCGCCCGCACTCGTGGGGCGGATATCTGCTCGCGCCGTCGCAGGTCGAGTTCTGGCAAGGGCGCCCCAACCGCATGCACGATCGGGTAGCATACGCCCGATCCGGCAACGAGTGGCGAGAGATCCGACTGCAACCGTAG
- a CDS encoding DUF58 domain-containing protein produces MTLRDALLRARRRPRHLGAGSPTIYRGDGYEFVELRTYVPGDDVRRIDWAATARSGELQTRVVLEDVALTLAAIVDTSRSMCVGRKRPLLDAAREAVESWFAAAAGEDRCIRVEAERVTPAPLQRGAHRAQASCEASAGFDVAKVLRNARAALPRGTALLAVGDWYDLPPTLDRDLADLGTRFDCTALIARDPWADELPLSGIVRLRGAEGGNARVYVGARERAAFRRAVREREDTLAARFGAAGWRTGSLHERDGAASLAAAFGVARA; encoded by the coding sequence GTGACGCTGCGCGACGCGCTCCTGCGCGCGCGCCGCCGGCCCCGTCACCTCGGCGCCGGTTCGCCGACGATCTATCGCGGCGACGGCTACGAGTTCGTCGAGCTGCGCACCTACGTTCCCGGCGACGACGTGCGTCGCATCGACTGGGCCGCAACCGCGCGTTCCGGCGAGTTGCAGACGCGCGTCGTTCTCGAGGACGTGGCGCTGACGCTCGCCGCGATCGTCGACACCTCGCGCTCGATGTGCGTCGGCCGCAAGCGACCGCTGCTCGATGCCGCGCGCGAAGCCGTCGAGAGCTGGTTTGCAGCCGCCGCGGGCGAGGATCGCTGCATTCGCGTCGAGGCCGAACGCGTGACGCCTGCGCCGTTGCAACGGGGCGCGCACCGCGCTCAGGCCTCCTGCGAAGCCTCCGCGGGCTTCGACGTCGCGAAGGTGCTGCGTAACGCCCGCGCCGCGCTTCCGCGCGGCACGGCATTGCTGGCAGTGGGCGATTGGTACGATCTGCCGCCGACGCTCGATCGCGATCTCGCCGACCTCGGAACGCGCTTCGATTGCACGGCTTTGATCGCACGCGATCCGTGGGCCGACGAGCTGCCCTTGAGCGGCATCGTCCGTCTGCGCGGCGCCGAGGGCGGCAACGCTCGCGTCTACGTCGGCGCTCGCGAACGCGCCGCCTTCCGCCGGGCGGTGCGGGAACGAGAGGATACGCTCGCTGCCCGGTTCGGCGCGGCCGGCTGGCGCACGGGATCCCTGCACGAGCGCGACGGTGCCGCGTCGCTCGCGGCAGCCTTCGGAGTCGCACGCGCATGA
- the pknB gene encoding Stk1 family PASTA domain-containing Ser/Thr kinase: MIEERVFNNRYRLDRKLGEGGMATVYCGTDVLLRRRVAIKVLREQYAADAEFVRRFYQEAESAAKLSHPNIVNTYDVGRQDEHYFIVMELVDGPSLAEIIAADGRLPEPVAIDYAAQIASGLAYAHRQGLLHRDIKPANVLVTKDDVVKLSDFGIARAVSQQTMALTKPGLVMGSVYYISPEQAQEHEVHETADLYSLGVVLYQMLTGNLPYTGESPVTVALKHIGDPVPTIDVHETGVSPALAAIVNRLLQKKPEHRFQSASELATALREARERPSVAGFRIADDAPPQPAERAAGLPPRRSPMPDRSTLSDAGENERRSGRGPWAIVSLMVALLAATALGYALFARPFSIAPGVVVADYTGMTQADAQQAVVNAGLRTRFTKSASETVPPDHVIRQLPQAGTRVEKNQVVELVVSNGKPLRGLDDLRGYSVNDAQRTLQQEGFAVTLVRRFDNTVRDNVIDQMPKPGAKVQEGSRVSLIVSNGPPPVVMPNFVGMTVEAAQALAGKLGITLDTSQSVAGSPPDTVASQSIAQGTRVDRNAIVRAVVNAAEPNAPQTPAGGGTIVALPNVVGNDYDSARQTLTQAGFQVVVRYAQQSANNGTIVAQTPTAGQQPQGSPVTITLSVSGEVPDTVGMTPIAAIQTLRAYGYSIARWQYTTTAGADGKVVETEPGAGTSLAPGSSVTVTVNGTPPP; encoded by the coding sequence TTGATCGAAGAGCGCGTCTTCAACAATCGCTACCGCCTCGATCGTAAACTCGGGGAAGGCGGAATGGCGACGGTCTACTGCGGGACCGACGTCCTCTTGCGCCGGCGCGTCGCCATCAAAGTTCTGCGCGAGCAGTACGCGGCCGACGCCGAGTTCGTGCGCCGTTTCTACCAAGAGGCGGAATCGGCGGCGAAGCTCTCGCATCCCAACATCGTCAACACGTACGACGTCGGACGTCAAGACGAGCACTATTTCATCGTGATGGAGCTCGTGGACGGGCCGTCGCTCGCCGAGATCATCGCCGCCGACGGACGTCTTCCCGAGCCGGTCGCCATCGACTACGCCGCGCAGATCGCCAGCGGCCTTGCTTACGCGCATCGCCAGGGGCTGCTCCACCGCGACATCAAGCCGGCCAACGTCCTCGTGACCAAGGACGACGTCGTCAAGCTCTCCGATTTCGGCATCGCTCGCGCGGTCTCGCAGCAGACGATGGCGCTCACCAAACCGGGCCTCGTCATGGGGAGCGTCTACTACATCTCGCCGGAGCAGGCGCAAGAGCACGAGGTGCACGAGACCGCCGATCTCTACAGCCTCGGCGTCGTGCTCTATCAGATGCTGACTGGGAATCTTCCCTATACGGGCGAGTCGCCGGTTACGGTTGCGCTCAAGCATATCGGCGATCCGGTCCCGACGATCGACGTGCACGAGACGGGCGTCAGCCCCGCGCTCGCCGCGATCGTCAACCGGCTGCTGCAGAAGAAGCCCGAGCATCGTTTCCAATCCGCGAGCGAATTGGCGACGGCGCTGCGCGAGGCTCGCGAACGCCCGAGCGTCGCCGGCTTTCGCATCGCCGACGACGCGCCGCCGCAGCCGGCGGAACGCGCGGCCGGCCTGCCGCCGCGGCGATCGCCGATGCCCGACCGTTCGACGCTTTCGGACGCCGGCGAAAACGAACGCCGCTCGGGACGCGGCCCGTGGGCGATCGTCTCGTTGATGGTAGCGCTGCTCGCCGCGACCGCGCTCGGCTACGCCCTCTTCGCGCGGCCGTTCTCGATCGCGCCGGGCGTCGTCGTCGCGGATTACACCGGAATGACGCAGGCGGACGCGCAGCAGGCGGTCGTCAACGCCGGCTTGCGGACGCGCTTCACGAAGAGCGCGAGCGAGACGGTGCCGCCCGATCACGTGATCCGGCAATTGCCCCAAGCGGGAACGAGGGTGGAGAAGAACCAGGTCGTCGAGCTCGTCGTCAGCAACGGCAAGCCGCTGCGCGGACTCGACGATCTTCGCGGTTACAGCGTCAACGACGCGCAGCGCACGCTGCAGCAAGAGGGCTTTGCGGTGACGCTCGTGCGGCGCTTCGACAACACCGTCCGCGACAACGTCATCGATCAGATGCCGAAGCCCGGCGCAAAGGTGCAAGAGGGAAGCAGGGTCTCGCTCATCGTCAGCAACGGGCCGCCGCCCGTCGTCATGCCGAACTTCGTCGGCATGACCGTCGAGGCCGCGCAAGCGCTGGCGGGCAAGCTCGGCATCACGCTCGACACGTCGCAGAGCGTCGCGGGCTCGCCGCCGGACACCGTTGCGTCGCAGAGCATCGCGCAGGGCACGAGAGTCGATCGCAACGCGATCGTCCGCGCGGTCGTCAACGCGGCAGAACCCAACGCACCCCAGACGCCGGCCGGCGGCGGGACGATCGTCGCGCTGCCCAACGTCGTCGGCAACGATTACGACTCGGCGCGCCAGACGCTGACGCAGGCCGGCTTCCAAGTCGTCGTCCGCTACGCGCAGCAGAGCGCGAACAACGGCACGATCGTCGCGCAGACTCCGACCGCGGGCCAGCAGCCGCAGGGCTCGCCGGTGACGATCACGCTCTCCGTCTCCGGCGAAGTCCCCGACACGGTCGGGATGACGCCGATTGCCGCGATCCAGACGCTGCGCGCGTACGGCTACTCGATCGCGCGCTGGCAGTACACGACGACTGCCGGCGCCGACGGCAAGGTCGTGGAGACCGAACCCGGCGCCGGCACGAGCCTCGCCCCGGGCTCCTCGGTCACCGTCACCGTGAACGGAACGCCGCCGCCGTAA
- the carB gene encoding carbamoyl-phosphate synthase large subunit — translation MPRRNVMVIGSGPIVIGQAAEFDYAGVQACRALREEGHRVVLVNSNPATIMTDPEIADAVYLEPLTVGSVEEIIARERPDALLPTLGGQTGLNLAVELEEAGVLSRYGVELLGTPIETIRLAEDRERFKLKMQEIGEPVAESAIVTEIEQGVAFARRAGYPLVVRPAYTLAGTGGGVVYNDEELATTLDAGLRASLIHQALLETSLLGWKEIEYEVLRDGAGNCIVVCNMENIDPVGVHTGDSIVVAPSQTLSDYEYQLLRTASINVIRALDVQGGCNIQFALHPDRTEYAIIEVNPRVSRSSALASKATGYPIAKISTRIALGQRLDEIPNPVTGVTKAAYEPTLDYVVVKIPRWPFDKFPIADTALGTQMKSTGEAMGIGRTFRAALLKAVRGLDLGRETLTGSLLEWSDAELESIVARPTHERLFAVCELLRRGGEENRETVIERIRSISAIDRFWLYELADLVALEERLRGERSDDDVTQALESGYSTAGLGRLGRGSSRRNGKGRAAPAFRMVDTAAAEFPAKSPYYYLSRGEADEMRATPADAVVVVGSGPIRIGQGIEFDYSCVHAAWALRAAGRSPVVVNNNPETVSTDFDISDALVFEPPGADEVEAAYRATGARGVMLAFGGQTAINLAAELTRRAIPIVGSDRRSLDMAENRAQFDAALTRLGVARPQGKAARSFRQARAIARELGFPVLVRPSFVLGGRAMEIVYNEAQLAAYAESAPPILPDAPLLVDKYLRGLELEVDAVFDGDDILIPGIFEHVERAGVHSGDSIGVYPVQTVDAEMERRIADLTLEIARELGIRGLINIQFVLHEGQLYIIEANPRASRTVPIIQKATGINLVAAATRIALGEKLRDMEYGTGLRPHVPYVVVKVPVFSFSKMRGVETVLGPEMKSTGEVLGIDESFAGALRKGFLAAGIRLPGSGGRILVSIADEEKDDSIPVLRAYAALGHTIVATPGTHAFLQAAGIAAEPINKIADGSPHVLDLIASRGVDLVINDAKGPREISDDYKIRRAAVEASIACLTSLDTARALAEALASKAGPPRSLQEYRSAEAAV, via the coding sequence ATGCCCCGGCGTAACGTGATGGTCATCGGGTCGGGACCGATCGTTATCGGTCAGGCCGCAGAGTTTGATTACGCCGGAGTTCAAGCGTGCCGCGCGTTGCGCGAAGAAGGGCATCGCGTCGTCCTCGTCAACTCGAACCCCGCGACGATCATGACCGATCCCGAGATTGCGGACGCGGTCTACCTCGAGCCGCTAACGGTCGGTTCGGTGGAGGAGATCATCGCGAGGGAGCGCCCGGACGCGCTGCTCCCGACGCTCGGCGGACAGACCGGTCTCAATCTCGCCGTCGAGCTCGAAGAGGCGGGCGTGTTGAGCCGCTACGGCGTCGAGCTGCTCGGGACGCCAATCGAGACGATCCGGCTAGCGGAAGACCGCGAGCGATTCAAACTGAAGATGCAAGAGATCGGCGAGCCGGTCGCCGAGAGCGCGATCGTCACCGAGATCGAGCAGGGCGTCGCGTTCGCGCGGCGCGCGGGCTATCCGCTCGTCGTGCGGCCCGCCTACACGCTCGCCGGAACCGGCGGCGGCGTCGTCTACAACGACGAGGAACTCGCGACGACCCTCGACGCCGGTTTGCGCGCGAGCCTGATCCATCAAGCGCTGCTCGAGACCTCCCTTCTCGGCTGGAAGGAGATCGAGTACGAAGTCCTTCGCGACGGCGCCGGCAACTGCATCGTCGTCTGCAACATGGAGAACATCGATCCCGTCGGCGTCCATACCGGCGACTCGATCGTCGTCGCGCCCTCGCAGACCCTCTCGGACTACGAGTATCAATTGCTGCGCACCGCCAGCATCAACGTCATCCGCGCGCTCGACGTCCAAGGCGGCTGCAACATCCAGTTCGCGCTCCATCCGGACCGTACCGAATACGCGATCATCGAAGTGAACCCGCGCGTATCCCGCAGCTCCGCGCTCGCATCGAAGGCGACCGGCTATCCGATCGCAAAGATCTCAACGCGCATCGCGCTCGGACAGCGTCTCGACGAAATCCCCAATCCGGTCACGGGCGTGACGAAGGCGGCGTACGAGCCGACGCTCGATTACGTCGTCGTCAAGATCCCGCGCTGGCCCTTCGATAAGTTTCCGATCGCCGATACCGCGCTCGGCACGCAGATGAAGTCCACCGGCGAGGCGATGGGCATCGGACGAACCTTTCGCGCCGCACTGCTCAAAGCGGTGCGCGGACTCGATCTTGGCCGCGAAACGCTCACCGGATCGCTGCTCGAATGGAGCGACGCGGAACTCGAAAGCATCGTCGCTCGACCGACGCACGAGCGGCTCTTCGCCGTTTGCGAGTTATTGCGGCGCGGCGGCGAGGAGAATCGCGAGACCGTTATCGAGCGCATTCGATCGATCTCCGCGATCGATCGTTTCTGGCTCTACGAACTCGCCGATCTCGTAGCATTGGAAGAGCGTCTGCGCGGCGAGCGTTCCGACGACGACGTGACGCAGGCGCTCGAGAGCGGCTACTCGACCGCGGGCCTCGGCAGACTCGGTCGCGGCTCTTCGCGGCGGAACGGAAAGGGGCGCGCGGCGCCGGCCTTCCGCATGGTAGACACCGCGGCCGCCGAGTTTCCAGCGAAGTCGCCCTACTACTATCTCTCGCGCGGGGAAGCAGACGAGATGCGAGCGACGCCGGCCGATGCCGTCGTCGTGGTCGGCAGCGGCCCGATCCGCATCGGCCAAGGCATCGAGTTCGATTACAGTTGCGTTCACGCGGCGTGGGCGCTTCGAGCCGCGGGCCGCTCGCCGGTCGTCGTCAACAACAATCCGGAGACGGTGTCGACCGACTTCGATATCTCCGACGCGCTCGTCTTCGAGCCGCCCGGCGCCGACGAAGTAGAAGCCGCGTATCGAGCGACCGGAGCGCGCGGCGTCATGCTCGCTTTCGGCGGACAGACTGCGATCAATCTCGCCGCGGAACTCACGCGGCGCGCGATTCCGATCGTCGGCAGCGACCGCCGGTCGCTCGACATGGCAGAGAATCGCGCGCAATTCGACGCCGCACTCACGCGCCTCGGCGTCGCGCGGCCGCAGGGTAAAGCGGCGCGAAGTTTCCGCCAGGCGCGCGCGATCGCGCGCGAGCTCGGCTTTCCCGTCCTCGTGCGACCCTCGTTCGTCCTCGGCGGGCGCGCGATGGAAATCGTCTACAACGAAGCGCAGCTCGCCGCGTACGCGGAGTCCGCGCCGCCGATTCTGCCCGACGCGCCGCTCCTCGTCGACAAGTATCTTCGCGGGCTCGAGCTCGAGGTCGACGCGGTCTTCGACGGCGACGACATCTTGATTCCCGGGATCTTCGAACACGTCGAGCGAGCCGGCGTCCACTCCGGCGACTCGATCGGCGTTTACCCGGTTCAGACCGTCGATGCCGAGATGGAGCGCAGGATCGCAGATCTCACGCTCGAGATCGCGCGCGAACTCGGCATTCGCGGTTTGATCAACATCCAGTTCGTGCTGCACGAAGGGCAGCTCTACATCATCGAAGCGAATCCGCGCGCCAGCCGCACGGTTCCGATCATTCAAAAGGCGACGGGCATCAATCTCGTCGCCGCTGCGACGCGAATCGCGCTCGGCGAGAAGCTCCGCGACATGGAGTACGGCACCGGTCTGCGACCGCACGTCCCGTACGTGGTGGTGAAAGTCCCGGTCTTCTCGTTCTCCAAGATGCGCGGCGTCGAGACGGTGCTCGGACCGGAGATGAAGTCCACCGGCGAGGTACTCGGGATCGACGAGTCGTTTGCCGGCGCTCTGCGCAAGGGCTTCCTCGCCGCGGGCATCCGCCTGCCCGGAAGCGGCGGCCGAATTCTCGTCTCGATCGCCGACGAGGAGAAGGACGACTCGATCCCCGTGCTGCGCGCCTACGCCGCGCTCGGCCATACGATCGTTGCCACGCCGGGGACGCACGCCTTCCTTCAAGCGGCGGGTATCGCTGCCGAACCGATCAACAAGATCGCCGACGGCTCGCCGCACGTGCTCGACCTCATTGCCTCGCGGGGCGTGGATTTGGTAATCAACGACGCAAAGGGCCCGCGGGAGATCTCCGACGACTACAAGATTCGCCGCGCGGCGGTCGAGGCAAGCATCGCGTGCCTGACGAGTCTCGACACGGCGCGCGCGTTGGCGGAGGCGCTCGCGAGCAAAGCGGGACCGCCGCGCAGCCTGCAAGAGTACCGGAGCGCCGAGGCGGCCGTATGA